A single Thermogemmatispora onikobensis DNA region contains:
- a CDS encoding DUF6084 family protein produces the protein MMPDLEFAILGAEVPAYAAAPMLLFRLQVSNGVPREPVQSVAVRTQIQIEATRRRYSPAAQARLLEVFGEPPRWGETLRSLLWTHAGTVVPAFSECTEVELPVPCTYDFEVVSAKYFAALEGEEGAIPLRFLFSGTIFYESEEGRLQVAPIPWSKEAAFDLPLACWRELIARFYPGSAWLRLQRQVFDRLSAYKLAHGLPTWDETVQRLLEAAEQEGRQ, from the coding sequence ATGATGCCGGATCTTGAGTTTGCCATCCTGGGCGCAGAGGTGCCAGCCTATGCCGCCGCTCCCATGCTGCTCTTCCGGCTGCAGGTCAGCAATGGGGTGCCCCGGGAGCCGGTGCAGAGTGTGGCCGTGCGGACCCAGATCCAGATCGAGGCCACGCGCCGCCGCTACAGTCCAGCAGCTCAGGCGCGCCTGCTGGAGGTCTTCGGGGAGCCACCGCGCTGGGGCGAAACCCTGCGCTCGCTGCTCTGGACCCATGCCGGGACGGTCGTGCCGGCCTTCAGCGAGTGCACCGAGGTTGAGCTGCCGGTGCCCTGCACCTACGATTTCGAGGTGGTCAGCGCCAAGTATTTCGCAGCCCTGGAAGGCGAGGAGGGGGCCATTCCGCTGCGCTTCCTCTTCAGCGGCACGATCTTCTACGAGAGCGAGGAGGGGCGCCTCCAGGTTGCTCCGATCCCCTGGTCGAAAGAGGCCGCCTTTGATCTGCCACTGGCTTGCTGGCGTGAGCTGATCGCCCGCTTCTATCCCGGGAGCGCCTGGCTTCGTCTGCAGCGCCAGGTCTTTGATCGTCTCTCTGCCTATAAACTGGCTCACGGACTCCCGACCTGGGATGAGACCGTACAGCGCCTGCTGGAGGCGGCAGAACAGGAGGGAAGGCAGTGA
- a CDS encoding hydrogenase maturation protease, translating to MQSLSCDERSARPEQEKAGLQAVEEAFALSTRGGLRRLLVAGIGNIFLGDDGFGCAVAQRARGRYPPGVEVVDFGIRGLELAYALLDGYEALILIDAVPRGGSPGTLYLLKPLLPPADQAADLASGKLGLEAHSLDPVRVLTYARALGAPPIPTLLIGCEPAPLADDAGEEGLRMGLSPPVQAAVERALPILDMVVMQLSQGSDSAETV from the coding sequence ATGCAGAGCCTGAGCTGCGATGAGCGGTCCGCCCGGCCTGAGCAGGAGAAGGCAGGGCTGCAGGCTGTGGAAGAAGCCTTTGCCCTCTCGACCAGAGGGGGGCTGCGTCGCCTGTTGGTGGCTGGCATTGGCAATATCTTTCTGGGCGACGACGGTTTCGGCTGCGCGGTGGCCCAGCGCGCGCGCGGACGCTATCCGCCGGGGGTGGAAGTGGTCGATTTTGGCATTCGGGGTCTGGAGCTGGCCTATGCGCTTCTTGACGGCTACGAGGCGCTGATCCTCATCGATGCCGTGCCGCGCGGTGGCAGTCCGGGCACGCTCTATTTGCTCAAGCCGCTGCTTCCCCCGGCAGATCAGGCAGCCGATCTGGCGTCTGGCAAGCTCGGTCTAGAGGCCCATAGCCTTGATCCCGTGCGCGTCCTGACCTATGCCCGGGCCCTAGGGGCGCCACCCATTCCGACCTTGCTGATTGGTTGCGAGCCGGCTCCTCTGGCAGACGATGCCGGAGAGGAAGGGCTGCGGATGGGACTCAGTCCCCCCGTCCAGGCGGCGGTGGAGCGTGCGCTGCCCATCCTTGACATGGTGGTCATGCAGCTCTCCCAGGGCTCGGATTCGGCTGAGACCGTATAG
- a CDS encoding DUF6893 family small protein, protein MVKWIMSAIVLSLLLLVLRQQLPDIQRYLRIRSM, encoded by the coding sequence ATGGTCAAATGGATCATGAGCGCCATTGTCCTGTCGCTGTTGTTACTTGTGCTCAGGCAGCAGCTTCCCGATATTCAGCGTTATTTGCGTATTCGCTCGATGTAG
- a CDS encoding hydrogenase maturation nickel metallochaperone HypA/HybF has product MHELALAESIIEVVEARAEECGVQRVRTVHLRVGEASGVLVEALQTAFVMLASLSPALAGARLAIEIVPHRAWCEPCAQAFAVVDYIARCPACGTWSARILSGTELQILDMEVAADNESGGPGQENNG; this is encoded by the coding sequence ATGCATGAGCTAGCGCTCGCTGAGAGCATCATCGAGGTGGTAGAGGCCAGGGCGGAAGAGTGCGGCGTACAGAGGGTGCGGACGGTGCATCTGCGTGTGGGCGAAGCCAGCGGCGTCCTGGTGGAGGCCCTGCAAACGGCCTTTGTCATGCTGGCTTCGCTCTCGCCCGCTCTGGCTGGGGCCCGGCTGGCGATCGAGATCGTCCCGCATCGGGCCTGGTGCGAGCCGTGCGCCCAGGCTTTCGCCGTCGTGGACTACATCGCTCGCTGTCCTGCCTGCGGCACCTGGTCCGCGCGCATCCTCTCGGGCACCGAGCTGCAGATTCTCGACATGGAGGTTGCGGCTGACAATGAGTCAGGAGGCCCGGGGCAGGAGAACAACGGATGA
- the hypB gene encoding hydrogenase nickel incorporation protein HypB yields MPRVTIARHILAANEEVAAEVRQRLAAAGVRCINLMSGPGAGKTTLLERSVARLRGRLAIGVIEGDIETSLDAERMEAAGAQVVQINTRGACHLEAHMVRDALEALDLQRLDLLFIENIGNLVCPAAWELGEDLRAVVVCTTEGDEKPAKYPQIFAAAQVLVINKLDLLPYVDYDPERVRAQALAVNPGLQIFTLSCRSGAGLDAWCDWLLSFAARPPAVPAQAAPVSQEEGAAS; encoded by the coding sequence ATGCCCAGAGTGACTATTGCCAGACACATCCTGGCGGCCAATGAGGAGGTTGCGGCAGAGGTGCGCCAACGGTTGGCGGCTGCTGGCGTGCGCTGCATCAACCTGATGAGTGGTCCGGGCGCAGGCAAGACGACCCTGCTTGAGCGCAGCGTCGCCCGGCTGCGTGGACGACTGGCCATAGGGGTGATCGAGGGGGATATTGAAACCAGCCTGGACGCTGAGCGCATGGAGGCCGCCGGGGCCCAGGTAGTACAAATCAATACGCGCGGCGCCTGTCATCTAGAAGCGCATATGGTGCGCGATGCTTTGGAGGCGCTTGATCTGCAGCGGCTCGACCTGCTCTTCATCGAGAATATCGGCAATCTGGTCTGTCCGGCGGCCTGGGAGCTGGGCGAGGACCTGCGGGCCGTGGTGGTCTGCACGACCGAGGGCGATGAGAAGCCGGCTAAGTATCCGCAGATCTTTGCCGCCGCCCAGGTGCTGGTGATCAATAAGCTGGATCTCTTGCCCTACGTGGACTATGATCCCGAGCGCGTGCGTGCTCAGGCGCTGGCCGTCAACCCAGGGCTGCAGATCTTCACGCTGAGCTGCCGCAGCGGCGCGGGACTCGACGCCTGGTGTGATTGGCTGCTCTCCTTCGCCGCTCGACCTCCTGCTGTTCCCGCTCAGGCAGCGCCAGTTAGCCAGGAGGAAGGAGCAGCGTCATGA